From the genome of Edaphobacter dinghuensis, one region includes:
- a CDS encoding SixA phosphatase family protein → MKTRPMNLFILRHASAGVRRANPLLDVKRPLDKDGKRHSLQLAYVLNALNIQFDLIVSSNLKRSLQTASLVGTEMGYESIIQVSKALAPEATTRDFQHLLHECRDHENVLFVGHSPNINTFLGSLLVPASTHAAAQVRLRKGSIARLSLTRGPATLQWLLDPRIVRALYATSTKSSRRKISRK, encoded by the coding sequence ATGAAAACAAGACCTATGAACCTCTTCATCCTCCGCCACGCGAGCGCCGGAGTCCGTCGCGCCAACCCGCTTCTCGACGTCAAGCGCCCCCTCGATAAAGACGGCAAACGCCATAGCCTCCAGCTCGCCTACGTCCTGAACGCATTGAACATCCAGTTCGATCTCATCGTCTCGAGCAATCTCAAACGCAGCCTGCAGACTGCCTCCCTTGTCGGCACCGAGATGGGCTACGAGTCCATCATTCAGGTCTCCAAAGCGCTCGCCCCCGAGGCCACCACTCGCGACTTCCAGCACCTGCTGCACGAGTGCCGCGACCACGAAAACGTACTCTTCGTCGGACACAGCCCCAACATCAATACCTTCCTTGGTTCGCTGCTCGTACCGGCCTCTACCCATGCAGCGGCCCAGGTGCGTCTGCGCAAAGGCTCGATCGCGCGGCTTTCGCTCACCCGCGGCCCGGCCACGCTCCAGTGGCTGCTCGATCCGCGCATCGTCCGCGCCCTCTACGCCACTTCGACGAAGAGCTCCCGGCGAAAGATCTCGCGAAAATAG
- a CDS encoding Ppx/GppA phosphatase family protein produces MPTFAAVDIGSNSCRLKIASVHMHRLKTLHEDREVTRLGESVFQTGSISPEAMSVTIRALKRFYKAVQLHAADKVRVVATSAMRDARNAAAFTEWVKSATGWDVEVISGLEEGRLIHLGVVTHEAGAKGKCLLIDLGGGSCEVTVSDGGRIKSMVSLSLGAVRLQQEFLPTDPPAKEDVARLKQYIDRELKRGEKKLGQPRVGLVIATSGTAAALAEAGVAMAKKLPVKKSAPKKFVRLKPNEATTADVRTLADKLMKMNNAQRAVVPGIGPRRSEIIVGGALVYASLLERMGLKGFRYSPLGLRDGILAQMLAESDLRTSVHRKIEDERWTGVLEVCERYGVQLKNVEPVRQHVVQLFDSMARVHELPEEYKLWLESAAMMNDVGKFMNHQGHYRHTQYIIANSEIFGFSPEQRAIVSVIARYLGKTRPDATDRPMRTIPMEEHEHVRRAVVLLRLAVALNQDRASAVVRMRVHVYPKRVVLELVAGRSGAELEAWSLRKEADYFREIFRRELFVEVA; encoded by the coding sequence ATGCCTACGTTTGCCGCCGTCGATATTGGGTCGAACTCCTGTCGGTTGAAGATTGCCTCTGTGCATATGCATCGATTGAAGACGCTGCACGAAGACCGCGAGGTGACGCGGCTTGGAGAGAGCGTCTTTCAGACCGGGTCGATCTCGCCGGAGGCGATGTCGGTGACGATTCGGGCGCTCAAGCGGTTTTACAAGGCGGTGCAGCTTCATGCGGCGGACAAGGTGCGCGTGGTGGCAACCAGCGCCATGCGCGATGCACGGAATGCGGCTGCATTTACGGAGTGGGTGAAGTCGGCGACGGGATGGGATGTGGAGGTCATCTCCGGCCTCGAAGAGGGACGGCTGATTCATCTAGGCGTGGTCACGCATGAGGCGGGCGCGAAGGGGAAGTGTCTGCTGATCGATCTGGGCGGTGGAAGCTGCGAGGTAACGGTCTCCGATGGTGGTCGGATCAAATCGATGGTGAGCCTTTCGCTGGGTGCGGTGCGATTGCAGCAGGAGTTTTTGCCGACGGACCCGCCGGCGAAGGAGGATGTGGCGCGGCTGAAGCAATATATTGACCGCGAGCTGAAGCGCGGCGAGAAGAAGCTCGGCCAGCCGAGGGTGGGACTGGTGATTGCCACCTCAGGTACAGCGGCGGCTCTGGCCGAGGCCGGCGTGGCCATGGCGAAGAAGCTGCCGGTGAAGAAATCTGCGCCGAAGAAGTTTGTGCGGCTGAAGCCGAATGAGGCAACGACGGCTGATGTAAGGACGCTCGCCGACAAGCTGATGAAGATGAACAACGCGCAGCGTGCGGTGGTGCCGGGAATCGGGCCACGGCGGTCTGAGATTATCGTCGGCGGCGCACTGGTCTATGCGAGCCTGCTGGAGCGGATGGGGCTGAAGGGGTTTCGCTACTCTCCGCTGGGACTGCGGGACGGAATTTTGGCGCAGATGCTGGCGGAGTCGGACCTGCGAACCTCGGTGCATCGGAAGATCGAGGACGAACGGTGGACGGGCGTGTTGGAGGTCTGCGAAAGGTACGGGGTTCAACTGAAGAATGTTGAGCCGGTGCGGCAGCATGTTGTGCAGTTGTTTGACTCAATGGCGCGGGTGCATGAGCTGCCGGAAGAGTACAAGCTGTGGCTCGAGTCGGCGGCGATGATGAACGACGTTGGCAAATTCATGAACCACCAGGGACACTACCGGCACACGCAGTACATTATTGCGAACTCGGAGATCTTCGGGTTCTCCCCGGAGCAGCGAGCCATCGTGAGCGTGATTGCCCGCTACCTGGGCAAGACGCGGCCCGATGCGACCGACCGGCCCATGCGGACGATTCCGATGGAAGAGCATGAGCATGTCAGGCGGGCGGTGGTTTTGCTGCGGCTGGCGGTGGCCCTCAACCAGGACAGGGCGAGCGCCGTGGTGCGTATGCGAGTGCATGTCTATCCCAAGCGCGTCGTGCTGGAACTGGTTGCGGGGCGCAGCGGAGCGGAGCTTGAAGCGTGGTCGCTGCGCAAGGAAGCGGACTATTTTCGCGAGATCTTTCGCCGGGAGCTCTTCGTCGAAGTGGCGTAG
- a CDS encoding winged helix-turn-helix transcriptional regulator has product MGTIEKPTHSSTASDTAQQALVHEMLERIADKWTLLVIEELAQAAAELRFTQLSQRIPGVSQKMLTKTLRQLERDGLVTRRVHPVIPPHVDYTLTPRGESLGEAVCGIWLWAEKHGKQVLRSRHAYDNRTRMQPPASSRASYTS; this is encoded by the coding sequence ATGGGAACCATAGAAAAACCCACACATTCATCGACCGCATCGGACACAGCGCAACAGGCCCTCGTCCACGAGATGCTCGAGCGCATCGCGGACAAGTGGACGCTGCTCGTCATCGAAGAGCTGGCCCAGGCAGCGGCAGAGCTTCGCTTCACCCAGCTCTCCCAGCGCATCCCCGGCGTCAGCCAGAAGATGCTCACTAAAACGCTGCGCCAACTCGAGCGCGACGGACTCGTCACCCGCCGCGTCCATCCCGTCATTCCGCCGCACGTCGACTACACGCTGACCCCGCGCGGCGAAAGCCTCGGCGAGGCCGTCTGCGGCATCTGGCTCTGGGCCGAGAAGCACGGCAAGCAGGTCCTCCGCTCCCGCCATGCCTATGACAACCGCACCCGTATGCAGCCGCCCGCGTCGTCGCGAGCATCCTATACCTCATGA
- a CDS encoding energy transducer TonB produces MRLRQVFALTIIAFAWNGLCHAEDLSARVQDAVKQSTLDQSGTKPFHLKAILAPSFERDKESGRTGEIEIWWKSPTQWRREVQSPDFHQIEIVNGTQDWQKNDGDYFPEWLRETAVALVKPVPPIDHVLLEVETADIHKIAGQTHAQWMNMGTDGVVSKGIGAGIALNDSDGLVFYGDEVGWGGLFHDYQDFHGRKIARVVSVGSPEVTAKITVLEDLPTEPEDFFSGSALGNSAEPIRTQVVDEQSLRKNLLANEPIQWPQVENGPLTGAMVTTIVVDREGRVRDVGTMVSDNPALNAVAQQWISQLKFKPYLVDGLPVQAISTLTLSFKTLRPAGTESFESARTYFERGRAVGFPSAKGDAPYTLHAEFVARESSGAVMTGQYQDTWANATHWRREARLGESYLVRTEDGEDRYGLESGPDASVLSLLLHVMEPIPAIDTFVESDWKIKKQEVNGIKTIRIAVGPEDAAGRMEEGNSRAFWFDEDGKLIQAITSGAQINRSDFASFDGSQVAQLIDIRVKNTLTIRLHVDSLQLGNSLPTDKFIVKGHLYTRAFTDEVR; encoded by the coding sequence ATGAGACTGAGGCAAGTATTTGCGTTGACGATAATAGCGTTTGCGTGGAATGGGCTGTGCCATGCCGAGGATTTGTCCGCGAGAGTGCAAGATGCTGTAAAGCAAAGTACTTTAGACCAATCAGGAACGAAGCCTTTTCACTTGAAAGCAATATTGGCGCCTAGTTTCGAGCGCGATAAAGAATCAGGCAGAACGGGTGAGATTGAAATATGGTGGAAATCGCCAACGCAATGGCGTCGCGAAGTACAATCGCCGGACTTTCATCAAATAGAGATTGTGAATGGAACGCAGGACTGGCAGAAAAACGACGGAGATTACTTTCCGGAATGGCTGCGAGAGACTGCAGTTGCACTAGTGAAGCCGGTCCCTCCAATTGACCACGTGTTATTGGAAGTGGAGACTGCGGACATACATAAAATTGCGGGCCAAACTCATGCTCAGTGGATGAATATGGGTACTGATGGAGTCGTATCAAAAGGAATTGGAGCAGGGATTGCTCTAAACGATAGCGATGGGCTTGTGTTTTATGGCGACGAAGTGGGTTGGGGCGGGCTCTTCCATGATTATCAGGATTTTCATGGGCGCAAAATTGCTCGAGTGGTGAGTGTTGGATCGCCAGAGGTGACAGCAAAAATTACCGTATTGGAGGACTTACCGACAGAACCGGAGGACTTCTTCAGCGGTAGCGCATTGGGAAATAGTGCTGAACCAATTCGTACTCAAGTGGTGGATGAACAATCGCTTCGCAAAAATCTACTGGCGAATGAACCAATACAGTGGCCGCAAGTAGAGAATGGACCTCTCACTGGAGCGATGGTGACGACAATCGTCGTTGACCGGGAAGGCAGAGTTAGGGATGTCGGAACGATGGTAAGTGATAATCCTGCATTAAATGCAGTGGCTCAGCAATGGATCTCTCAACTGAAATTCAAGCCATATTTGGTGGATGGTTTACCGGTACAGGCAATAAGCACTTTGACTCTTTCCTTCAAGACCCTGCGGCCAGCGGGAACGGAGAGTTTTGAAAGTGCGCGCACCTACTTTGAGCGGGGGCGAGCAGTTGGATTTCCGTCAGCTAAAGGAGATGCCCCCTATACCTTGCACGCCGAATTCGTAGCGCGGGAAAGTTCTGGTGCGGTTATGACCGGACAATATCAGGACACGTGGGCAAACGCGACCCATTGGAGACGCGAGGCTCGGCTTGGAGAAAGTTATCTTGTCCGTACAGAAGATGGAGAGGATCGATATGGCCTGGAGAGTGGGCCGGATGCGTCGGTTCTTAGTTTACTGCTTCATGTGATGGAGCCGATTCCTGCGATAGATACTTTTGTTGAGTCTGACTGGAAAATCAAGAAGCAAGAGGTTAATGGCATAAAAACTATACGGATAGCAGTTGGCCCAGAGGATGCGGCGGGCAGGATGGAAGAAGGAAATTCCAGAGCATTCTGGTTTGATGAAGATGGAAAGTTGATACAGGCAATTACGTCAGGAGCCCAAATAAACCGAAGTGACTTCGCAAGCTTCGATGGTTCACAAGTCGCACAACTGATTGATATACGTGTGAAAAATACACTTACCATACGACTGCATGTGGACAGTCTTCAGCTGGGAAATTCTCTGCCAACCGATAAGTTCATTGTAAAAGGGCACCTATATACGCGAGCTTTTACGGATGAAGTTAGGTAA
- a CDS encoding DHA2 family efflux MFS transporter permease subunit has translation MPAVLEEEELVQPEEALAEIAAPFDNERLPEPKVFNPWIIALVVTIGTFMEVLDTSIANVALPHISGSLSASQDEGAWVLTSYLVANAIVLPISGWISSVFGRKNFYLTSVFFFTVFSGLCGMAPTLGVLILFRVAQGLAGGGLQPSVQAILADTFSVQKRGMAMALYTVAILIAPVLGPTLGGWITDNYSWRWIFYINIPVGIVCVILTRIVLEDPPHMKELKAKARKLSVDWGGLGFISIGLATLEIVLDKGQELDWFGSPFIVFFASVSLIALVSAVVWELKRKNPIVNLRLLKERNFLFCCLIILGLYAILYATTYLIPVYLQQLMGYTATSAGIVLSPAGIFTMIEVPFVGFMLTRGYDPRKMVFAGMMLIASSLWWMGTLNLDITEWNMILPRIVQVMGLGLITVPVSTMVFRFIPKTESSQAAGLYALVRNEGGSLGIALVSTMLQRRTQVFQQVLGQHITASSAAVQQAVGQMAAGPGNAADNHYFALAQLYAGMQRQASLLAYMDQFKMLCILMLCMVPLVFFLKRPPVQKHIELEAH, from the coding sequence ATGCCAGCCGTCCTGGAAGAAGAAGAGCTAGTACAACCCGAAGAAGCACTGGCGGAGATAGCGGCGCCGTTCGATAATGAGCGCCTTCCCGAGCCTAAAGTCTTCAATCCATGGATCATCGCGCTGGTGGTCACCATCGGCACATTTATGGAGGTGCTGGACACCTCGATCGCCAACGTCGCACTGCCGCATATCTCTGGCAGCCTGTCGGCTTCGCAGGACGAGGGCGCATGGGTGTTGACCAGTTATCTGGTTGCCAATGCGATTGTTCTGCCCATCAGCGGATGGATCTCTTCTGTCTTTGGCCGCAAGAATTTTTATCTCACCTCGGTCTTCTTCTTCACTGTTTTTTCCGGGCTCTGTGGCATGGCACCTACGTTGGGCGTGCTGATCCTGTTTCGTGTAGCGCAGGGTCTTGCAGGCGGCGGCTTGCAGCCTTCGGTGCAGGCGATTCTGGCAGATACTTTCTCGGTGCAGAAGCGCGGCATGGCGATGGCGCTTTATACCGTTGCGATCCTGATCGCGCCGGTGCTGGGACCGACGCTCGGCGGTTGGATCACGGATAACTATTCGTGGCGCTGGATATTCTACATCAATATTCCGGTGGGCATCGTCTGTGTCATTCTTACGCGCATTGTGCTTGAAGATCCTCCGCATATGAAGGAGCTGAAGGCGAAGGCGCGGAAGCTGTCGGTCGACTGGGGCGGGCTGGGTTTCATCTCGATTGGGCTGGCTACGCTTGAGATCGTGTTGGACAAGGGGCAGGAGCTTGACTGGTTCGGCTCGCCCTTCATCGTCTTTTTCGCCAGCGTCTCCCTGATAGCGTTGGTCAGCGCCGTGGTGTGGGAGCTTAAGCGCAAGAATCCGATCGTCAATCTGCGGCTGCTGAAGGAGCGGAACTTTCTCTTCTGCTGCCTGATCATCCTTGGGCTCTATGCGATTTTGTACGCGACAACTTATCTGATTCCCGTGTATTTGCAGCAGTTGATGGGATATACGGCGACCTCTGCGGGCATTGTTCTTTCTCCGGCGGGAATCTTCACCATGATCGAGGTGCCGTTTGTCGGATTCATGCTCACCAGGGGCTACGATCCGCGCAAGATGGTCTTTGCAGGAATGATGCTGATCGCCTCTTCGTTGTGGTGGATGGGCACGCTCAACCTCGATATCACCGAGTGGAATATGATCCTTCCGCGCATCGTGCAGGTGATGGGGCTTGGCCTGATTACGGTTCCGGTCAGCACGATGGTCTTCCGGTTTATTCCAAAGACGGAGAGCTCGCAGGCGGCAGGGCTGTATGCGCTGGTGCGGAACGAAGGCGGCAGCCTCGGCATCGCGCTGGTCAGCACGATGCTGCAGCGCCGGACGCAGGTGTTTCAGCAAGTGCTGGGCCAGCACATTACCGCTTCCAGCGCAGCAGTGCAGCAGGCGGTGGGGCAGATGGCCGCCGGTCCCGGCAACGCTGCGGACAATCACTACTTCGCCCTGGCCCAGCTTTACGCGGGGATGCAGCGTCAGGCCTCGCTGCTTGCCTATATGGACCAGTTCAAGATGTTGTGCATTCTGATGCTGTGCATGGTGCCGCTGGTCTTCTTCCTGAAGCGCCCGCCCGTGCAGAAGCATATCGAGCTGGAAGCACACTAG
- a CDS encoding aldo/keto reductase: MSNKSFRRLGNAGPKVFPLALGCMGMSGMYGESDEAESIRAIHAAVDGGVTLLDTGDFYGMGHNEMLVGRALREMSPSAREKVKVSVKFGALRGPDGSWLGFDGRPAAVKNFLSHSLTRLGVDHIDIYRPARLDGNVPIEETVGAIAEMVVAGYVRYIGLSEIGLETAQRAQTVAPVCDVQIEYGLASRGIEEKILPGLRELGIGVTAYGVLSRGLLSGSVPQAKGDFRARLPRFSGENLAKNQVLAASLKELAASRGVTAVQMAIAWVLAKGDDIVPVIGSRKVAQVKEALGALDVRLSAEEVARLEAAVPAAEIAGSRYDPHQMAMLDSEK, encoded by the coding sequence ATGAGCAACAAGAGTTTTCGCAGGCTGGGCAACGCCGGGCCAAAGGTGTTCCCGCTGGCGCTGGGATGCATGGGAATGTCGGGAATGTATGGCGAGAGCGACGAGGCGGAGAGCATTCGTGCCATTCACGCGGCAGTTGACGGCGGAGTGACGCTGCTCGATACAGGCGACTTCTATGGAATGGGCCACAACGAGATGCTGGTAGGTCGGGCGTTGCGTGAGATGAGTCCGTCGGCACGCGAAAAGGTGAAGGTGAGCGTGAAGTTCGGTGCGCTGCGTGGGCCGGATGGATCATGGCTGGGCTTCGATGGACGCCCCGCAGCGGTGAAGAACTTCCTGTCGCATAGCCTGACGCGGCTGGGAGTGGACCATATCGATATTTACCGCCCGGCGCGGCTGGATGGAAATGTTCCGATTGAGGAGACAGTCGGCGCGATTGCCGAGATGGTGGTAGCGGGGTATGTGCGCTACATCGGCCTGAGCGAGATTGGGCTGGAGACAGCGCAGCGAGCGCAGACGGTGGCTCCGGTGTGCGATGTGCAGATCGAGTATGGCCTCGCCAGCCGCGGCATCGAAGAAAAGATTTTGCCGGGGTTGCGCGAGCTGGGAATCGGTGTCACGGCGTATGGTGTGCTCTCGCGTGGTCTGCTGAGCGGATCGGTGCCGCAGGCGAAGGGCGATTTCCGTGCGCGGCTACCTCGATTCAGCGGGGAAAATCTGGCCAAGAATCAGGTATTGGCTGCGTCACTCAAAGAGCTGGCTGCGTCGCGCGGCGTGACCGCTGTGCAGATGGCGATTGCGTGGGTGTTGGCCAAGGGCGATGACATCGTTCCGGTGATCGGATCACGCAAGGTAGCGCAGGTGAAAGAGGCGCTGGGTGCTCTGGATGTGCGGCTCTCGGCCGAGGAGGTTGCACGGCTCGAAGCAGCGGTGCCTGCTGCTGAGATCGCAGGAAGCCGTTATGACCCGCACCAGATGGCGATGCTGGACAGCGAAAAGTAG
- a CDS encoding TetR/AcrR family transcriptional regulator: protein MPRAVVDRKQKIVAEFRRSEILAAATKVFGNKGFEATRMEDIAKAARLAKGTLYLYFNSKDAIYQATVRQALTELAALTEEQVQKESTIAGKIAAFIRVRVAFWNEQQSLYGVILSLSREVQYRKRSIAWQRETVLYLQSIFTEGAKSGEIPEQDFLGAAWTIMDAIRGTSERRIYTEGRSTEDDTKFLTEFLLRALQIKMS, encoded by the coding sequence ATGCCCCGAGCCGTAGTAGACCGAAAGCAAAAGATCGTCGCCGAGTTCCGCCGTTCCGAGATCCTCGCTGCGGCGACCAAGGTCTTTGGCAATAAGGGCTTCGAGGCCACGCGCATGGAAGACATCGCCAAGGCCGCCCGGCTGGCCAAGGGAACGCTCTATCTCTACTTCAACTCCAAGGACGCCATCTATCAGGCGACCGTGCGCCAGGCGCTCACCGAACTGGCCGCATTGACCGAGGAGCAGGTGCAGAAAGAGTCGACCATCGCAGGAAAAATCGCGGCATTCATCCGCGTCCGTGTCGCCTTCTGGAACGAGCAGCAATCGCTCTATGGTGTCATCCTCAGCCTCAGCCGCGAAGTCCAATACCGGAAACGCAGCATCGCATGGCAAAGGGAGACCGTGCTCTACCTTCAGTCGATCTTCACTGAAGGCGCAAAATCTGGAGAGATACCCGAGCAGGACTTTCTCGGTGCAGCCTGGACCATCATGGACGCCATCCGCGGCACCAGCGAGCGCAGAATCTACACCGAAGGCCGCTCGACCGAAGACGATACGAAGTTTCTGACCGAATTTCTACTGCGCGCCCTACAGATCAAGATGTCTTAG
- a CDS encoding HesB/IscA family protein has protein sequence MSTATVTPEVVTGAPTSTAPVNLTPAAIAKVKEIMSTQDPVPAGLRIGVVGGGCSGFQYSMSFENQSGMMDKVYKFDDLKVFVDATSAAYLSNCQVDYVETLEAAGFKFENAAVKSTCGCGSSFSV, from the coding sequence ATGTCCACTGCAACCGTTACCCCTGAAGTCGTTACTGGAGCGCCTACTTCGACTGCGCCCGTAAATCTGACTCCTGCCGCAATTGCGAAGGTAAAGGAGATTATGTCGACACAGGATCCCGTCCCTGCCGGGCTGCGGATCGGTGTAGTTGGCGGAGGATGTTCGGGCTTCCAATATTCGATGTCGTTCGAGAACCAGAGCGGCATGATGGATAAGGTTTATAAGTTCGACGATCTAAAGGTGTTTGTCGATGCGACTTCGGCCGCGTACCTGAGCAATTGCCAGGTTGATTATGTTGAGACGCTCGAGGCTGCTGGATTCAAGTTCGAGAACGCCGCGGTGAAGAGCACCTGCGGATGTGGTTCTTCCTTCAGCGTTTAG
- a CDS encoding ArnT family glycosyltransferase, whose translation MTNQTLSAVPAYPSELSADTPRRSTAAAILLGLWLVIFFASLFAPPLLDDADATHANAARHIALTGDFVTLHVNGIRYLEKAPLPYWLDAVSFRIFGFNTFAAHFPEAIGVLLLALLGFHWASRAFGNRTGFYTGLAILTSIGVFLFTRIYIPEVLLTLFLCISLYCLLRAVESSNGAKRTFSSATYAYIMWASLALAVLTKGLVAIVFLLGTAIVYLALTGDYKNWRALKPLTGTILFLAIAAPWHILAGLRNTNGMNGHGFFWFYFVNEHFLRFLGKRFPKDYNKLPGYLFWSLHIVWLFPWSLFVPAALVVAIKKWRTRSTPLLASLRSLDFARQTLLLLGLYSALVLVFFSISTNQEYYTFPAYLALLLLLAVALNRAEDTFNTDASSRRWIIFAHIAFMLIGFAVAITLAYGLWSSRHLAFVPDIGDVLAHRDVGNYTLSMSHFFDLTDASFAALRLPAGLAAITFCFGPSIAWMLRAKKRHLAATTTIALTSTVFLIAAHIAFVRFAPMLSSKKVADKIEALEASGAISHDNTVLMYGDQAYGSSIPFYLGRQVDLVEGRSTSMLFGSYFPDAPHIFLTNEDLLRIWGTGDRKLLFVPLEKRDTVDQLLGNNKILLQETSGKALYTDRPLDQPNPQPGM comes from the coding sequence ATGACTAACCAAACTCTCTCCGCAGTGCCAGCCTACCCCTCCGAGCTCTCTGCCGATACTCCCCGACGCTCCACCGCCGCCGCCATCCTTCTCGGCCTCTGGCTGGTCATCTTCTTTGCTTCGCTCTTCGCTCCACCACTGCTCGACGACGCCGACGCCACCCATGCGAACGCTGCCCGTCACATCGCCCTCACCGGCGACTTCGTCACGCTGCACGTCAACGGCATCCGCTATCTCGAAAAAGCGCCGCTCCCCTACTGGCTCGACGCCGTCAGCTTCCGCATCTTCGGCTTCAACACCTTCGCCGCCCACTTTCCCGAAGCTATCGGAGTTCTCCTGCTTGCGCTCCTCGGCTTCCACTGGGCCAGCCGCGCCTTCGGCAACCGCACCGGCTTCTACACCGGCCTTGCCATCCTTACCTCCATCGGCGTCTTCCTCTTCACCCGCATTTATATCCCCGAAGTCCTGCTGACTCTATTCCTCTGCATCTCTCTTTACTGCCTGCTCCGTGCTGTCGAAAGCAGCAACGGAGCAAAGCGCACCTTCTCCTCAGCCACCTATGCCTACATTATGTGGGCCTCGCTCGCCCTGGCTGTGCTTACCAAAGGGCTTGTAGCGATCGTCTTTCTGCTCGGCACCGCCATCGTCTACCTTGCGCTCACCGGCGACTACAAAAACTGGCGCGCATTAAAGCCTCTCACCGGAACCATCCTCTTTCTCGCCATCGCCGCACCGTGGCACATCCTCGCCGGCCTGCGCAACACCAACGGCATGAACGGCCACGGCTTCTTCTGGTTCTACTTCGTCAACGAGCACTTCCTCCGCTTCCTCGGCAAGCGCTTCCCCAAGGACTACAACAAGCTCCCCGGCTACCTCTTCTGGTCGCTGCACATCGTCTGGCTCTTTCCATGGAGCCTCTTCGTCCCCGCCGCCCTCGTCGTAGCCATCAAGAAATGGCGCACACGCAGCACACCGCTTCTCGCCTCCCTGCGCTCGCTCGACTTTGCCCGGCAGACGCTTCTGCTGCTCGGCCTCTACTCTGCGCTTGTCCTCGTCTTCTTCTCAATCTCCACCAATCAGGAGTACTACACCTTCCCCGCCTATCTCGCGTTGCTGCTGCTTCTCGCCGTCGCCCTTAATCGCGCAGAAGATACCTTCAACACCGACGCTTCCTCGCGCCGCTGGATCATCTTCGCCCATATCGCTTTCATGCTCATCGGCTTTGCCGTCGCCATCACCCTCGCCTACGGCCTCTGGAGCTCCCGCCACCTCGCCTTCGTCCCCGACATCGGCGATGTCCTCGCCCACCGCGACGTCGGCAACTATACCCTCTCCATGTCGCACTTCTTCGACCTCACCGACGCCTCCTTCGCCGCTCTGCGCCTGCCCGCAGGCCTCGCCGCCATCACTTTCTGCTTCGGCCCATCCATCGCATGGATGCTGCGCGCCAAAAAGCGCCACCTCGCCGCAACGACGACCATCGCCCTTACCTCCACGGTCTTCCTGATCGCCGCACACATCGCCTTCGTTCGCTTCGCGCCTATGCTCTCCTCGAAGAAAGTCGCCGACAAGATCGAAGCCCTCGAGGCCAGCGGGGCCATCTCCCACGACAACACCGTGCTCATGTACGGTGACCAGGCCTACGGCTCGTCCATCCCCTTCTACCTCGGCCGCCAGGTCGATCTCGTCGAAGGACGTTCCACCTCCATGCTCTTCGGCTCCTACTTTCCCGACGCTCCACACATCTTCCTCACCAACGAGGACCTGCTCAGGATCTGGGGTACCGGCGACCGCAAGCTCCTCTTCGTTCCTCTTGAAAAGAGAGACACCGTGGACCAGCTGCTCGGCAACAACAAAATCCTCCTGCAGGAGACCTCCGGCAAGGCACTTTACACCGATCGTCCTCTCGACCAGCCGAATCCCCAGCCAGGAATGTAG